The Nocardia vinacea genome contains the following window.
CGGAAGCGTGAGGGTAGCGATCAGTCCGAGCGCGGCGATGACCGCGGTGGCTCCGAAGGCGACGGTGTAACCCTGGGATTCGAAAAAGGTGCCGTTGCTTCCAGGTATAACGTGCGCGGCCAAAACTACGAATGACACCTGCGTGACAATTCCGGTGCCCAGATTTCCGATGACTGTCACGAACGTCGCGGAGATGCCCTGGCTCTCGGGCGGCGATGCCTGCAATACCAGATTCGGATAGCCGCCGTAGGCCACGCCCATGGCCAGACCGTATAGCGAAAGCCACAGCACTATTTCCCACAGATTGCTGTGCCGGTAGGCCAGACCGCAGGTAGACAGTGCCAGCATCGCGAAGGCGATGAGCATGGGAGTCCGGATTCCCCAGCGGCGTGCGCCGGCTCCTACTGTCAAACCGCCGATCACCAGACCCGCGCCCATCGGACCCAAGAAATATGCCACGCTGGACGCGTCGAGGCCGAAACCGACCTCCCCGCCGATCGCGCGCGGTGTCTGCAGCATCGTGGGGACGATTGCGGGCAGCGACGAGAAAACGGAGAAGACGAAGAAGCTGGTCAGCACGGTGGTCCGCATCGGCTTGCTGCGCAATAGACTCGAGCTGATCAGGGGATCGCTGAAGCGGTTATCCCACCAGAGCCACGCTGCGAAGCAGGCCACGCCACCCACGAACAATCCGAGGATCTTCGATGAACCCCAACCCCATTGCGAGCCCTGACTGAGGCCGTACAGCAGAGCGACACCGCCGAGGCCGATCAGCAGAGCGGCCGGCCAATCGAGCCGTGAGTGGAGACGGAGAGGGGATTCGGGAACGGTCACAAGCAGGGCAACGGTGCAGACCGCCTGATAGATGGTCATGAACCAGAAGACGGACGACACACCGTAAGAGTCGACCAACCAACCGGCGAGCAACGGAGCCAATCCGAAACCTACGCCAACGCCCGCGAAGGTGATCGCCGTGGCGAAAGCGACGATCCGCTTCGGGAAAACGTCTCGAATGAGCGAGTACGCGAGCGCCGGGACACCGTAGAGCAGGCCGGCCAGTGCTCGACCGACCAGTAACAACCCGAAGGTCGGCGCCACTGCGGCCAGGACCGAACCTACGGTTGCTAGAACGATCACGGCGATCAGGACGAGCCGCTTGCCTCGCATGTCGGCCAATTTCCCGAGAAAGCAGAGAGCTACTACCGCTGCTATTGAGGGGACCGTCAGCACCCATGAAGTCTGGCTTGTTTGGTAGCGGGAGGCGATTCCGGGAAGCGCGGTCGATACGAGCAGGTATGAAGCTGCGGTCAACTCACTGATCAAGACCACGGCCGCCAGCCCTGCATATTGGCGCGCGGTCACAGACGTCTCCGGTGGCCCGTCGTCGCTGCCGAGATCTGTTGGGTTATTCTTCGAGAGAATGGGTTCCGTTGTCATGGTGGAGCCTTCGGGATAGTTGTTGTAGTAGGTGGCGTGGCGTGACCGTTGCGAATGCCCTGACCACATGTGCCCCGACCAGACAGAGCGGCAACCAGCAGTTCGAAGAATGCAGGCGTCACCGAGTAACTGCATGAGAGTGATGTGGGTTCGGGATATACGGCTCGCTCTCCGGGGATCCCGTTATGCGCGACGTAACGAAACCCTCGGTACAGAGCCGATATCTTCTAGCGTTGCCGCGCCATTCCTCGGATCGGATATGGCTGGCATATTCCTGTTGCGTTGAACCGCCTCTCAGTTGTCGTAGACGGCGCGCCCGACGACCCGCCTTCGCGGAGACGCTCCAGACCCTGCGGGATCTGTTCCGGCGTGATCCGGTGGATCGGCGGGTCGAGCTCGCCTCCGCGCATGAGCTCGTACAGCTCGGCAAGGTCTTGTTGCGTGCTGGATAGGGAGCCGAGGATCCGCATCTGCTCGAAGACGATCGCTTGGGTATCCACGGTGGACTCCGGGCGACCGAGGCCGACCTGCACATGAAATCGCCACGATTGCATGGTTCTCACGCGTCCTTTCTGGCCGGATGGGGCGGCCACGAGATTCAGGAGAAGGCGAAACCGACGAAGTCGTCGGCAGCAACCTTCTCGCATTCGGCGACGTATCGATCGAGTCCCGCCACGTACGGCATGAAGACCCGGGTACCGTCGTCGCGGTTGACATGCACCATGTAGTTCTCGACATTGAGGCGGAGCAAGCTGGATGCGGCTTCGGCCACGTGCGCGGTCCACTCGTCCTGAGCCTGCTGCTCGGGTTCGACCCTGGTGTGGTCCCGTTCGCCCATGTGGCGGAGCAAGTCGGCGACGAAGTCGACGTGCTGGACGTTGTCCAAGATCATGTTGGCCAGTACCGAGGGGCTTCCGGGGCCGGTCAGCACGAACAGATTCGGAAAGCCCCGCGTCATCAGTCCGAGCAGGGTGCGCGGGCCGCGCGCCCACAGGTCGGTAGGACGCTGCCCGAATTCGTTGCGAATATTCGCTTGATCGAGAGCGCCGGTGAAGGCGTTGAATCCCAGCGCGAACACGATCAGATCGAACTCGAGGTCGTGATCCCGGGTTCGTATACCTTTCTCGGTGATCCGCTCGATGGGGTCGGCGTTCACGTCGATCAGATCCACATTGCTCTGATTGAACGCCTCGTAGTAGCCGGTATCCACGCACAGGCGTCGAGAACCGATGGGATAAGCGCGTGGTGTCAATATTTCGGCTTTTGCCGGATCCCGCACGGTGTCGTGCACACGTTGCCGGACGAAGTCGGCGACGATGGTGTTCGCGTGGATGTCGGTGCCCTGATCGGTGAAGACAGCGTTCATCGTGTGCCCGCCACGAGCCCAGCGCTCCCGCAGCAGCGCCTGCTGCTCTTCCGGTGAGTAGCTGTTTGCCGGACCGGCACCGAGAGGTATGTCCGAGCCGGTCGGATGATGCAGGATCGCCTCCCTCATCTCGCCGACGCGGCCGGCGAGATCCGAGTACTTCTGCTGATCGAGCGGGCCGTTCTGGGCGGGCACCGAGTAGTTCGCAGTGCGTTGGAAGACTGTGACATTGTCGGCGACACGTGCCAGCGCGGGCACCGCCTGGACACCGGAGGAACCGGTTCCGATGACAGCGATACGTTTACCTGCCGTCTCCACGTGGTCGGTTGGCCAGTGTGAGGTTTGGACCCATCGACCGCGGTAGTCCTCGAGTCCGGGAAAGGCCGGTGTGCGAGCCTTCGAGAGCTGGCCGGACGCCATGATCAAATAGCGTCCGGTGACGGACTCGCCGCTACTCGTGCTCACCCGGTAGCGGTGCGCGCCCGGCTCCCACTGCGCGCCGGTGACCCACGTCGAAAACCGGATGTGCGGGCGAATTCCCCAGCTGTCGGCGGCGAAGTTCAGATAGGCGAGAATCTCGGGCTGAGCCGGGTAGCGCTCTTTCCAGGACCACCGTGGATACAGTTCCTCGTCCGGAAAGCAGTAGAAGTAGCTTTCGATGTCGACGCGCGCTCCCGGGTAGCGATTGTGATACCAGACCCCGCCCACATCAGGCGCACCCTCGAATGCGATGACCCGCAAGCCTTCCTGGGTCAGCTTGTGGACCGCGTAGATACCGCCCGCACCGGCACCGACCACAACGGCGTCGTAATCCACCGAATTCATAAAACGTACCTTTCTCAGGTCGAAATTCATCACTACTCGAGGGTTCGACGAGACTCACGCCGGCCGCCGGATCACCGGAAGGACGAGCCGCGACGGCCGGGTGCTGTCGTGCCACACGGTGTTGGTGGCGACCACCAGGTCGGCGTGGCCGGCATCGGCAACGGGAACGGCGGCATTCGGGTTACGGTCGAACTTCGGAAAATTGCTGCTGGACACATCCAGTCGCAGCCGGTGCCCGGCAGCGAATACGTACGCGGTGGCGACGAGGTCGACCTCGATCTCGTAGACCCTGCCGGGCACCAAGAACTCCGCCCGTGTCGTCGAATGCCGGTAACGGCAGCGCAGGATGCCGTCGCACACGAGCTCGGATCGGCCGTCCGGATGAACGTCGACCAGTGTCGCTGTGAAGTCGGTGTCGACTGCGCTCGACGAGATGTGCAGTCGCGCCCGGACCGGGCCGGTAACCTCCAGCGGCCGCTCCAGCGGCTCGCTGGTGTAGCACAGCACGTCATGACGCGCCTCGGTCCGTGCCTGGTCCCGGGGACCCGCGTTGGCTCCGATGAACAGGCCGGGCAAAAATGTCGCGCCGCCACAGGTCATGACCGGGTCGGCCGGGTCGTAGACGAAGAAGTCGGAAACCGTATCCGATCCCGGCGAGGTCGACAGTGTGCCGTCACCGTCGCTGGTTCGCGCATCGCTCCTGCTGCCCAGGAAGTAGTCGACGTATTCGGTATCCGGCAGCGGCCAGTCCGGTTCGTCGCGCCAGATGTTGGGGCCCATGACGAAGATCCGCACCGGGCTCGACGATGTCGTCGCTGGTGAGTCGGTCAGATGCTCCTTGAACCAGGCCAATTGCACGCCGGTGATATCGACCGCGTCGGCCCCGGCCTGTACCCCGAACGCCCGTTCTGGGAATACCCCGCTGGTCGCTCCGTGAGCCCATGGGCCGATGATCAACCGCTGCTGCCGCGCGTCCGGTTGTGCGGTGCGATCCCGCAGCGCGAGATAGTTGTCGATGGTCCCGCCGAGGAACAGGTCGTGCCAGCCGCCGATATTCAGCACCGGTATATCCGTGGCGGCGGCGCCGCGAGCCGAAAGGCGTGCCCAGCAATCATCGCGCTCCGGGTGGTCCAGCCACTCGGTGAGGTACGGCGCGATCGCCGTCAGTAAGGGGTGGTCGCGCACCGGCAGGGTGCGGAACACGTCGTCCATGGCGTCGAGCATTCGCCGCACCTCGGCGAGACGCTCCGCCTCGGTTGAAGCATTGCGGAGCAGTTCACCGAGCCCGAGTGTCGATGTGACCCACTGCAAGGCGAACCCCAGGCGAAACGCGCCGCCCTGGTACAGCCAGTTGTCGTAGTAGTCACTGGATGTGACCGCCGCCGATATGGTGGCGAGGGCGGGTGGTCTCTCCGCTGCGGCCAGCCACTGTGTGGCGCCGGTGTATGAGCTGCCGAACATGCCCACCGAACCCGTGGACCACGGCTGAGCGGCGGCCCAAGCGATGGTGTCCGCGCCGTCGGCGCCCTCGTCGGCGAACGGACGGAATGTTCCGGCGCTCTGGGACCGCCCTCGTGTGTCCTGGACGACGACCGCGAAGCCCGCTCCGGCCGCGCGTAACACATCCACCCAGCCGCTGGCCATCCCGTAGATTTCCTTGTTGTACGGAATGCGCTCGACCAGGGTGGGGAAGGGGCCGCCGACTGTCGGCCGATAGACATCGGTGGCGAGTTCGACGCCGTCACGCATCGGCACCCGGAGGTTCTTCTCGACGACTACGTCCATGGCGCTGGTCGCGCTCCTTTCCTTCTCGTTCGTCCGAGGCAGCTGCGGCTCGATCTCAGAACGCCGTGACCCCACCGTCGACAGCCATCGAAAGGGCTGATGTCCAGGTGGACTCGTCGGAGAGGAGATAGAGGACGGCATGCGAGATCTCCGTCGGATCCATCACGCTGTCCGGGTGGAAGTGGGCGTAAGTGCTCAGCAGCGCCTCATTGCCGGCGGCGATCTCGCCGAAGCGGGGAGCGATATGCCGAGACATCTCGGTGTCAACCGGCCCTGGGTGCACCGTGTTGACCCGGATTCGGTGCTTGCCGAGTTCGGCGGCGAGGGTTTTTCCCATGCCGTTCACGCCAAATTTCGAGGCGGTATACGCGAGATTGAACGGACCGCCCTTGAGTCCGTTGCCCGACGAGATGAGCACAATCGACCCGCCGTTGCCCGTGTCGACCAGCACAGGTGCGGTGGCCATCACCGTGTTCCACACCCCGATCAAATTGACGTCGATGACGTCCCGGAACTCTTGCTCGGTGAATTCGTCCCAGGGCTTGAAAATCTCGATTCCCGCATTCGCGACCACGCCATCGAGTCGGCCCAGTTCGGCTACACCGGTGCTGACAACCTGCCGAAGTCGCACGAGGTCCCGTACATCGGCCTGCTCGGCGACGATCCGCCTACCGAGCGCCTCGACGAGACTCACCGTTTCTGCGAGATCCGCCGCGGTCGCACCGTCGTATTGCACGACCGTGGGGATTGACGCGCAGATATCGACAGCGATGATGTCCGCGCCTTCCTCGGCGAGGCGGACGGCATGGGCGCGACCCTGACCACGTGCGGCGCCGGTGATGAAGACGACTTTGCCTTCCATGCGTCCCGCCATTGTTCGAGCTCCGATCTTGGGTAGATGCAGGGCCGTTTTCGGGCGCCCCGACTGGTAGTAGTGCGCGGCCTCGGGCCGCTGCAGGGGGACCGGTGGCGGGAGTGCACCCGCGGAACACGGTCATCCACCGATGTGATGCTCACCATACTGACATATATCGTCCAAATTTGGAAGGTCGAGTATTCGCCGTGAAGTCGCCTTCGTGGCAGGTGAGTTTCGGGCAGGTAATCTGCAGGACTGTAGTAATGAATTCGAATGTGCACCAGAGGTTTCGGTGCCAATGAGGATGGGTTCCACGCCACTGCTCTGCGGCTCGGCAGTGGAGAGCGGTGCCGCCTCGCAGTCGGCACCGCCGAAAGGCACTCAGCGGATGGCGAATTCGATTACCCGCGCCGCGTCCGGATCGACCGATAGCGCGGAGCGGAGAAAGCCCAATTGGCTCGAGGATGAACGGACCCAAATCGAGCCCATGCTCTCATTCGGGTTTGTTTCCTCCGCTGGCTACTGCGGCTGGTTCGATGACATCGAATGCCCGGCATGCCGTTAATAGTTGCGGTGTCGGATCTGTGGCTTCATGCGGTTTCCTGGAGAAAGCTGATTTGATTTTGGGGGTGCGGGACGTGTACGCGGCCCCGGCCGTTTCGGGGGCCGCTCACGAGGTGGTGCAACAGTTTTCGCCTGAGTTGTGCCAAGGGAATCTCGGTGATCATTGTCCGGACTGCGGTTGCGCGGGTGGCACGATGGGGGCGTTCATAGTCTGGAAATACTGGAACACCGCGGCAACCGCGATCGGGCCGCCGACCACTAACGTGCCTCCGATGGCGCCCAAGGATCCGAACAACACGGCACCACCGAGACACGCCGCGATCGGCCCCGCGCCGAGTAGCCACGCCACCGGAGCGGTGGCCGCGGCTCCGACTACGAGCCCGCCGACACATCCGATGCCGGCACCGACGACTGTTCCGAACATCGCGCTCAGCATGGTCGCCACCGAAACTTGTTGGGTCAACGTCGCCAAAGCATCGGCGGAACGCGCGTCTGCGCTCGGATACGTCGCTGCGACCTGCTGCAATCCGTCGGCAACCGGCATCACCTCCGCACGCGGGAGGTCAGCTGCCGGCGTGGCGGCGGCCGGAGTCGTATCGGGAGTCAGTAAGACCGTCCGGTCGGAGACCTCGGCGTTTATCGGGTGGTCGATATTGTCCATCCGATAGACCAACGGGATCGTGGCGACCTTGTTTCCCAGGGCGTCGAGTACATCGAGGTACTTGCCGCTGACCGCCAGAGAACCAGCGTCGGTGGCCAGCACTACGGACTTGCCTGCCACCTTGGCGGTGTAGTGGATCTCCGTCGTCTTCGCCCCGTCGGCGGGCGACTGCGCGAAAGCGGTGCCACTCCACAGGCCCGTCGCCGCGATGGCCGCCACCGTGGTCGTGGCAAGCTTCTTGTGCTTCATTTCGACTTCCTTCATTGGTGCGAGTGGGAGGACTTCGATCCGGACAATCTGCATCGGAAAACGCCGGCGTATCCCGTGGCGGATCGTCGCGAATCGAAATTCATTTGTTCCCGGCCCGCTTCGAATTTCGGTGCCGAGGCGATTTCGTCGTTCGGTTGTCCCCAGTGGAACAAGAGATAACCGATCGAGCCGAAGCGGGCCGAGGAGGCAGCGGGTTGATCAGTCGACTATTTGGATAATGCGAGCCGGCGTGGCCGCCCCGCTGGCTGCCCTGTACGCGGCACGATCGAATATCAGGAGTGAGTCGCCCTGTTGTGTGATGTGCCGCTATCACGTGATGTGATCTCGAACATACTGACATATCTTGTCCAAATAGGGAAGGGTGTATTTGTCGCCGAAACGAGCAGCCCGAGCCACTACGACGGTCGCGATCCCGGCTCCCGCCCGAGTCAAGGAATGCTCGCCGAGGCGTTGGAGCGGGTCGTGGAGGCGTGAGTGCGGTGCTGGCCATAGGCGGTCTACGAAGCCGAGCTCGGTTCCGAAGTGCTGCGCACCACGTTGACCGGAGGCTGGCTCTGTTTAGGCGGAGGCTGCATCCGTTTCGTATGGCCCTGAGGTCGTGAGGATAGGAGCGCGGATGAGTGTTGAGCCGCCGCGGAGCCGTAAGCCGCGCGTCGATGTTCAACGCAACCGAGAGGCTCTCCTCGATGCGGCGCGGCGGCAATTCGTACGCTTCGGGGTTGGCACGCGCGAAGGTGACGTGAGCGGCGACGCGCCATGTTCACATGCCGGCGAGGCCGCGCCGGCTCCTGCACAGAGAGATCAACGACAAGGAGCACGGAAGTGACGAATAAACCTGCCCAAGCGACGTTTCCGTCCAGGATCGGCGTCTGGTGGAACAGTGAACCGTGGCCGATCCGCGAGGCGCAGAACATCGCCCGCGACATCGAGGCGATGGGTTTCGGATCGTTGTTCATGCCCGAGGGCAATGGCAAAGACGCGCTCGTGGAGTCCGCGGCCTTCCTGGCTGCCACCGACCGGCTGGTCGTCGGCACCGGCATCGCCAACATTCACGTCCGGATACCCACGGCCGCAGAGTCCGGCGGCCGCCTCCTCAGCGCCCTGTACCCGGGACGGTTCGTCCTCGGTCTGGGCGTCAGTCACGCCCCATTCGTCGATCAGTTGATCGGCGGCGCCTACCGCAAGCCTCTTGCGACGATGCGCACCTACTTGGAGCGCATGGACGGCTTGCCCGCGGAGATCGAGGCCGGTTCCAAGGCTCTGCGGCTGTTGGCTGCGTTGGGCCCGAAGATGATCGAGTTGTCCGGCGAGCACGCCGACGGCGCACACCCGTATCTGGTGACACCCGAACACACGAAACTCGCCCGCTCGATTCTCGGCGAGGACCGATGGGTCGTGCCCGAACAGGCCGTGGCAATCGGTGGGGACACGGACGATCAACTCCGGCGTGCGCACTCGCATCTTGAGTCGTACTCGACGCTACCCAATTACCGGAACTCGTGGCTGCGGCTCGGTTTCGACGAGTCCGATGTGGTCGTCGGCGGGTCCGACCGGTTGGCCCGTGCGCTGGTTGGCACCGGCTCCGCCGGCGACGCCGCCTCGAGGATCACCGCGCACCTCGACGCCGGTGCAGACCACGTCGTGGTGCAGGTCCTGGGCGACACACCCTCGACCGATCCGCGCGCCGCCTTGCGCGAACTCGCAGCAGCGCTTCAGCTCTGACAGCCGGAGCGCACGGTTCCGACGGCGTGTGCCCCACTCGGTTTCCAGCCGGGTCAGGAGGGTGCGCGCCGTGCGCGGGGTCGAGGTGGCGCGCACCGCGGGGACTGTCTGGGCGAACGTCGGCCCACGGAGCGGCGCCGACGAGATCGGCCGGAGTGATGCCCATCTGGTCCGGGGAGCAGCCGTGCCGCGGCGAACTGCGGTGTCGGCCGTAGCCCACTTACGAAGCCCGGCTCGGTCGGATCGAGCTACTCCGGGGACCTGCTGTCCGGTCTGTAGTGAGAGGCCTCACGGTACGCAGACGGCGGTATCCCCCTCCACCGCTTGAAGGCGATGGTGAAGCTGGCTGCGTCTTTGTAGCCCAGCGTCCGGGATATCCGCGATACGGAATGATCGGAATTCGAGAGCAGATCGCAGGCAAGGTCGCACAAGATCTTGTCTCGCAGCTCGGCGAAGTCGTGGCCTGCGAGTTCGAGCTTGCGCTGCAGGGTGCGTGGCGAGACCTGCAGCGCGGCGGCCACATTCGCGAGTTTGCGGTTGAGCGCCGGCGCGGCCCTGATGGCTTTGGCGACGGTGTCGGGCCAGTCGCCGGTCGCCCTGAACGAGTCGAGAACTTCGGTGTCCGCTTTGACCCATGCCGCATGCTGGAATGCGTTCCCGAAAGGGAGTTCCTCTGTCGATATCACGGGATCCCACCACAGCCGCAGCGTCTCGGAGCCACAGACGACAATGTCGCTGGAGACGTAGGTCAACGCTTCGGGCGAGACTTCCGGCAACGGGAAATCGATACGCGTGAACGGGAATCGGCCGCCGTACAGCCACTCGAACGAACGGCTGACGACATAGAGGTCGCGATAAGCGCTGAAAGGGATCAGCTCTTTCGGGGTGTCGGGGTAGGCGAACTGGACGCCCGTCACCGTGCCTTCGGATGTTCGAAGTGGCCCGATCTCGAGAAGTCCGGGCGAGTAGTCGACCGCGCTAGCGGCCTCTACCCAAGCCGCAATGGTCGGCGCGGTCGCGAGAGCCATTCCGCGGGCGCCGACCGTGGCAGTGGTGTAGGCACGCGCGGCGCGTAGCCAAAGATCGACGCGATCTCTCGTCAGCGCGATGAACTCGAGTTGAAAGGCCAGCTCCTTCTTCGCGGGAATGGTGCCGCCTGGGCGGTGCACCGCGTCGGGGTCGATTTCAGCGTTGGCGAGTGCCGTTCGCCAGTCGAGACCCGCGTCTTCTAGAAGCCGGCGCAGCGCGTGGACACTGAAGTTCGCGACACGCAGGTTTTGATACGAGTTCAGCTTCACTGCTGCCTCCTCGAGCCGGCGAAGTACGACGGATCGGGATGCACCGTCCTGCGAGGCATCTCTCTCCTCTCCATCGAGGTGACGGGCGGCCGGATATGAGCGCTGTGGCGGCTGAAGCCCGGTAGCACCACAAGTCCCGCCAGTAGCTTTGCATCCTGCGCCATCAGGTCGCGGCGGGAGGCACTTGACGTACTTTCCGGCCTTGTTGGCGTCGAATGTCATGCCATACCGGTCCGCACCCCTCTTAACCTGGCCGTAGCGAATGTGAGCAAGGCCACCGGCGCACTGGTACCGAGGAACATAAGCGAGGATCCCAGGCTACGGGCCTGTGCGTCTGAACCACCATCGCATGATCGGCTACGACCGATAGGCGAAGGATGCGCCGCCACCGATGGAGCGAGGAGCAATCGGGGCACTTTGCTGACTTTCAGCCCACTATCGCGACTGTGAATGCGGCTCGCGCAAATTGACATAGCGCAGGTGCTTTTCCGCACCCAAACCACGAGGATCGGGAGAAATTCGATGA
Protein-coding sequences here:
- a CDS encoding MFS transporter, whose translation is MTTEPILSKNNPTDLGSDDGPPETSVTARQYAGLAAVVLISELTAASYLLVSTALPGIASRYQTSQTSWVLTVPSIAAVVALCFLGKLADMRGKRLVLIAVIVLATVGSVLAAVAPTFGLLLVGRALAGLLYGVPALAYSLIRDVFPKRIVAFATAITFAGVGVGFGLAPLLAGWLVDSYGVSSVFWFMTIYQAVCTVALLVTVPESPLRLHSRLDWPAALLIGLGGVALLYGLSQGSQWGWGSSKILGLFVGGVACFAAWLWWDNRFSDPLISSSLLRSKPMRTTVLTSFFVFSVFSSLPAIVPTMLQTPRAIGGEVGFGLDASSVAYFLGPMGAGLVIGGLTVGAGARRWGIRTPMLIAFAMLALSTCGLAYRHSNLWEIVLWLSLYGLAMGVAYGGYPNLVLQASPPESQGISATFVTVIGNLGTGIVTQVSFVVLAAHVIPGSNGTFFESQGYTVAFGATAVIAALGLIATLTLPHGRRHDVLEMRAGEEVAAEIVATS
- a CDS encoding NAD(P)/FAD-dependent oxidoreductase, with protein sequence MNSVDYDAVVVGAGAGGIYAVHKLTQEGLRVIAFEGAPDVGGVWYHNRYPGARVDIESYFYCFPDEELYPRWSWKERYPAQPEILAYLNFAADSWGIRPHIRFSTWVTGAQWEPGAHRYRVSTSSGESVTGRYLIMASGQLSKARTPAFPGLEDYRGRWVQTSHWPTDHVETAGKRIAVIGTGSSGVQAVPALARVADNVTVFQRTANYSVPAQNGPLDQQKYSDLAGRVGEMREAILHHPTGSDIPLGAGPANSYSPEEQQALLRERWARGGHTMNAVFTDQGTDIHANTIVADFVRQRVHDTVRDPAKAEILTPRAYPIGSRRLCVDTGYYEAFNQSNVDLIDVNADPIERITEKGIRTRDHDLEFDLIVFALGFNAFTGALDQANIRNEFGQRPTDLWARGPRTLLGLMTRGFPNLFVLTGPGSPSVLANMILDNVQHVDFVADLLRHMGERDHTRVEPEQQAQDEWTAHVAEAASSLLRLNVENYMVHVNRDDGTRVFMPYVAGLDRYVAECEKVAADDFVGFAFS
- a CDS encoding CocE/NonD family hydrolase, which gives rise to MDVVVEKNLRVPMRDGVELATDVYRPTVGGPFPTLVERIPYNKEIYGMASGWVDVLRAAGAGFAVVVQDTRGRSQSAGTFRPFADEGADGADTIAWAAAQPWSTGSVGMFGSSYTGATQWLAAAERPPALATISAAVTSSDYYDNWLYQGGAFRLGFALQWVTSTLGLGELLRNASTEAERLAEVRRMLDAMDDVFRTLPVRDHPLLTAIAPYLTEWLDHPERDDCWARLSARGAAATDIPVLNIGGWHDLFLGGTIDNYLALRDRTAQPDARQQRLIIGPWAHGATSGVFPERAFGVQAGADAVDITGVQLAWFKEHLTDSPATTSSSPVRIFVMGPNIWRDEPDWPLPDTEYVDYFLGSRSDARTSDGDGTLSTSPGSDTVSDFFVYDPADPVMTCGGATFLPGLFIGANAGPRDQARTEARHDVLCYTSEPLERPLEVTGPVRARLHISSSAVDTDFTATLVDVHPDGRSELVCDGILRCRYRHSTTRAEFLVPGRVYEIEVDLVATAYVFAAGHRLRLDVSSSNFPKFDRNPNAAVPVADAGHADLVVATNTVWHDSTRPSRLVLPVIRRPA
- a CDS encoding mycofactocin-coupled SDR family oxidoreductase; translation: MAGRMEGKVVFITGAARGQGRAHAVRLAEEGADIIAVDICASIPTVVQYDGATAADLAETVSLVEALGRRIVAEQADVRDLVRLRQVVSTGVAELGRLDGVVANAGIEIFKPWDEFTEQEFRDVIDVNLIGVWNTVMATAPVLVDTGNGGSIVLISSGNGLKGGPFNLAYTASKFGVNGMGKTLAAELGKHRIRVNTVHPGPVDTEMSRHIAPRFGEIAAGNEALLSTYAHFHPDSVMDPTEISHAVLYLLSDESTWTSALSMAVDGGVTAF
- a CDS encoding LLM class F420-dependent oxidoreductase; the protein is MTNKPAQATFPSRIGVWWNSEPWPIREAQNIARDIEAMGFGSLFMPEGNGKDALVESAAFLAATDRLVVGTGIANIHVRIPTAAESGGRLLSALYPGRFVLGLGVSHAPFVDQLIGGAYRKPLATMRTYLERMDGLPAEIEAGSKALRLLAALGPKMIELSGEHADGAHPYLVTPEHTKLARSILGEDRWVVPEQAVAIGGDTDDQLRRAHSHLESYSTLPNYRNSWLRLGFDESDVVVGGSDRLARALVGTGSAGDAASRITAHLDAGADHVVVQVLGDTPSTDPRAALRELAAALQL
- a CDS encoding AraC family transcriptional regulator, which produces MKLNSYQNLRVANFSVHALRRLLEDAGLDWRTALANAEIDPDAVHRPGGTIPAKKELAFQLEFIALTRDRVDLWLRAARAYTTATVGARGMALATAPTIAAWVEAASAVDYSPGLLEIGPLRTSEGTVTGVQFAYPDTPKELIPFSAYRDLYVVSRSFEWLYGGRFPFTRIDFPLPEVSPEALTYVSSDIVVCGSETLRLWWDPVISTEELPFGNAFQHAAWVKADTEVLDSFRATGDWPDTVAKAIRAAPALNRKLANVAAALQVSPRTLQRKLELAGHDFAELRDKILCDLACDLLSNSDHSVSRISRTLGYKDAASFTIAFKRWRGIPPSAYREASHYRPDSRSPE